In Hahella sp. KA22, one genomic interval encodes:
- a CDS encoding dipeptidase has protein sequence MKKKILTGLLITLIIAVLSFFALVPPLVDNASNQLTSSPPQPATDKVKSLHQSLFIADLHSDSLLWGRNLSKGYQRGHMDLPRLREGGMALQAFSVVTKVPFGLNIQKNTGDSDMIFWLGLSQAWSPSALQSLLSRAERQAGMLHDIADSPANKFTLILNRKNLQDFIARRKTDKDALAGWLTLEGAQAMEGDLKNLDALYEAGFRMIAPTHFFDTELSGSAHGVNKGGLTALGKQWVKAMENKSMIIDLAHASAKTISDVLTMAKRPVIVSHTGVKGTCNNNRNLSDAQLKAIAANGGIVGIGFWSTAVCGHDAASIARAIKYTVNLIGVEHVAMGSDFDGAVATPFDVTRLDGLTEALMKAGLNERQIRRIMGENIRDFLLKNLPSA, from the coding sequence ATGAAGAAAAAAATACTGACTGGACTGCTGATTACCCTGATCATCGCAGTTCTTTCGTTTTTCGCCCTGGTTCCGCCGCTGGTGGATAACGCCAGCAATCAGCTCACAAGCTCACCGCCGCAGCCGGCGACGGATAAAGTCAAAAGCCTGCACCAGTCTCTGTTCATCGCCGACCTGCACTCGGATTCACTGTTATGGGGCCGCAACCTCTCCAAAGGCTATCAGCGGGGTCACATGGACCTGCCGCGGCTGCGGGAGGGAGGCATGGCGTTGCAGGCGTTCTCGGTGGTGACCAAAGTTCCCTTCGGCCTGAACATCCAGAAAAATACCGGCGATAGCGACATGATATTCTGGCTGGGACTGTCGCAGGCCTGGTCGCCCAGCGCATTACAGAGCCTTTTGAGCCGCGCCGAGCGTCAGGCGGGGATGCTTCACGATATCGCCGACTCGCCCGCCAACAAATTCACACTCATTCTGAACCGCAAGAATCTACAGGATTTCATCGCGCGGCGAAAAACCGACAAGGACGCCCTCGCCGGCTGGCTCACCTTGGAGGGAGCGCAAGCGATGGAAGGCGACCTGAAGAATCTGGATGCTCTGTATGAAGCGGGTTTCCGCATGATTGCCCCTACCCATTTCTTCGACACGGAACTGTCCGGCTCCGCCCATGGGGTTAACAAGGGGGGGCTAACAGCACTGGGGAAACAGTGGGTGAAAGCCATGGAAAACAAGTCCATGATCATTGATCTGGCCCATGCTTCCGCCAAAACTATTTCTGACGTGCTCACCATGGCCAAACGCCCCGTTATCGTGTCGCACACGGGCGTCAAAGGAACCTGCAACAACAACCGCAACTTGTCCGACGCTCAGCTAAAAGCCATCGCCGCCAACGGCGGTATCGTCGGCATCGGCTTCTGGTCGACGGCGGTCTGCGGACACGATGCGGCGTCCATCGCCCGCGCGATCAAATACACGGTCAATCTGATTGGCGTGGAACACGTGGCGATGGGGTCGGATTTCGACGGAGCTGTGGCGACGCCTTTCGACGTCACCCGACTGGATGGCTTAACCGAAGCGCTGATGAAAGCGGGGCTGAACGAACGTCAGATTCGCAGGATAATGGGCGAAAATATCCGCGACTTTCTGCTTAAAAACCTGCCGTCCGCCTGA
- a CDS encoding DUF2238 domain-containing protein — translation MGHGRGGVGAGVVWILIFLGVLVWSGLWPKDRFTWMLEVAPAVIAAFILASTYKRFPLTPLLYWLILIHSVILMVGGHYTYAEVPLFDRIGEIMGWGRNNYDKVGHFAQGFIPAMVAREILLRLRVVKGRGWMNFFIVCIALAISAFYELIEWWVAVASGDSSVAFLGTQGYEWDTQSDMCYALVGAITALVTLGRVHDRQLYRLKRAPVAAP, via the coding sequence ATGGGGCATGGCCGGGGCGGCGTTGGAGCCGGCGTAGTTTGGATTCTCATCTTCTTGGGCGTGCTGGTCTGGTCGGGACTATGGCCGAAAGACCGGTTTACCTGGATGCTGGAAGTAGCGCCGGCGGTGATCGCCGCCTTCATTCTGGCGTCCACCTACAAGCGATTTCCGCTGACGCCTCTGTTGTATTGGTTGATCTTGATCCACTCGGTCATTCTTATGGTGGGCGGGCACTATACCTACGCGGAGGTGCCCCTGTTCGACCGCATTGGAGAAATCATGGGGTGGGGAAGGAACAACTACGACAAGGTCGGCCATTTCGCCCAGGGCTTTATTCCTGCGATGGTGGCCCGGGAAATTCTGCTACGTCTGCGGGTTGTGAAAGGGCGTGGATGGATGAACTTCTTTATTGTCTGCATCGCCCTGGCGATCAGCGCCTTCTATGAGCTGATTGAATGGTGGGTGGCGGTGGCCAGTGGAGACTCCTCCGTCGCTTTCCTGGGCACCCAGGGCTACGAGTGGGATACCCAGTCAGACATGTGCTACGCCCTGGTGGGCGCTATCACTGCTTTAGTGACCCTTGGGCGGGTTCATGACCGGCAGTTGTATCGCCTTAAACGGGCGCCGGTGGCGGCGCCCTGA